The following nucleotide sequence is from Nitratidesulfovibrio termitidis HI1.
TTGCCCCGCACGGTGTAAAAGCGGTCCATGAGCGGGCGCACGTCCCACACGTCGCCCGCGCGGATCAGGTCGCGGATGCGGGTGGAACTGACCACGGCGTCGTTGATGATCACCGGGTCCAGCCGTTCGGTGGCGAAGCCGTACTGCGTGCCCAGGCGCTGGAGCAGTTCGAAGTTGCCCTTGCGCCCCTTGCCCAGCGAAAAATCGTAGCCGATGACCAGTTCGCGCGTGTGCAGGGCGTCCACCAGCACGCGGCGCACGAACTCCTCCGGCTCCTGCGCGGCCATCTCGCGGGTGAAGCGCAGCATCAGGGTCAGGTCCACCCCCAGCGCCTCGAACAGGTCCAGCTTCTTCTCGTAATCGGTGATCAGCGGGGGGGTGTGCGGCCCCACCAGCACCCGCAACGGATGCGGGCAGAACGTGACCACCACCGAGGGCACGCCCAGCGCGGCGGCCTTGGCCATGACCCGCCCGATGAGCTTGCGGTGGCCGTTGTGCACGCCGTCGAAGTTGCCGACGGTGACGCAGCTGCCCCGCGAGAGGTCGAGGCCGATTTCCTGTACTTCGCGTGCGATTTCCATGAATACTCGTGACGGCGGAATGGTGCGCGGCGCATGTCGACGGATCGGACGGCGAGGGGTATGCGGCGCGGGGCCAGCGTGAACGGCTGGCGGCGCGGGGCCGACGTTCCGGCACCGCGCCGTCTCGTGCTACCCCAAACGGCGCAAGGGTTCAAGGGCGGGGACGTGATGGCCGTACGCACGGACGAACGCGTGGACGTGTCGGGCAAGGGACGGGCATGGGACGGAACAGGGCCAGAGCGGAGCGTAGGGCAGGCGAAAGACCAGACGGACAAGCGGTGCCCGTGGCCGTTGCCGCTGCGGCTGACCACGGCATTTCCCGGCCCCCCCCGGGGGGGGGAGAAGGGAGGGGTCGGGCCGCACCTCGCCAGTGCCCGTGCAAGATGCCGGTTTCACACCGGGGCAACGCCCGCCATCCATATATATCGGCATCTTTTTTTACGCCGGGCAAAAAAACCGCTTGCCAAGCTCACCCTCCTGTGGCTATACGACTCCTCCGCGCCGAAGTGGTGGAATTGGTAGACACGCTAGGTTCAGGGTCTAGTGGGGGTTCCCCCGTGGGAGTTCGACTCTCCCCTTCGGCACCACGAGAATAAAGGGCCGCAACGAAAGTTGCGGCCCTTTCTCATTTCCGAAGCCTGACGCCCGACCGGACTGCCGACCGACGGGATACCGGAACCGGCGCAACGCTGCCCGCCCCGATCAGCCTCCCCTAGAACCTCAACCCATACTCGCTGAACTTGTAGCGCAGGGTGCGCGGGCTGACGCCCAGCAGGCGCGCGGCCTCGCCCTTGTTGCCGCCGCTGGCGCGCATGGCCTTCAGGATCACGCGCACCTCGGCCTCGCGGCGGGCCACGTCCAGGCTGAGGTCTTCCCCCATGCCTGCCGGATGCACGGCATGGATGGCCAGGCCTCCACCCGTCAAGCCACCGCTGCCGCCCCCGCTCCCCCCATTACCGACGCCGTTGCCGTTCCCCGCTCCGCCAGGCGAGCCATCGGTCGCGCCGCCCCCGGCGTATCCGCCAGCCCCGCCAACGCCCCCGACACCCCCCACACCCGTTGTCCCCAGCGCCACGGCTGACCGCAGTTCCAGCGGCAGGTGCTCCGGCCCGATGTCGCCATCCGGGGCCAGCAGGGCCAACCGCTCAACCAGATTCTTCAGTTCGCGCACGTTGCCCGGCCACGGGTAGCCGCTCAGCCCCGCCTCGGTCTCCGGACGAAAACGCATGCCGTGCCGGTGATACTTCTCTGCGTAGTGGGCAAGAAAATGCCGGGCCAGCGGCACGATTTCCTCGCGCCGCGCCCGCAACGGCGGCAGCGACACCGGGATCACGTTCAGGCGGAAGAACAGGTCCGCCCGGAACCGCCCTTCGCGCACCATGTCCGGCAATTCGCGGTTGGATGCGGCAATGATGCGCGCCTGGAACGGAATGTCCCGCTGCCCGCCGATGCGCCGGTACTTGCGCTCTTCCAGCACCCGCAGAAAGTCCGCCTGGTTGGCGGGCGGAATCTCGCCTACCTCGTCCAGAAACAGCGTGCCGTCCCCGGCAAGCTCGAAACACCCCTGACTGGTGCGGTGCGCGCCGGTAAAGGCCCCCTGCTCGTGCCCGAAGAACTTGTCCGCGAACAGTTCGCCCTCGTGCACGCCGCAGTTCACGGCCACGAAAGGCTTGCGCGCCCGCACGCTCATGTCGTGGATGAGCCGCGCGAACAGCTCCTTGCCGGTGCCCGTTTCGCCGTGGATCAGGATGGGCGCGTCCGACGAGGCCACCTGCACCGCCAGCTGTTTCAGGCGCAGCATATCCCCGGACAACAGGAGAAACCCTGTTCCGTTCTGCAACGTTTCGAAATGAGGACCATCCTGGCCATCACTCGGCAATTTGTTGCCGGTATGCGGAAAATTTCTGCCGTCCATGTTCGTGAACTAGGCCTTTTCCCTATGTTTGGCAAGCGCTCATTGATGGCACGAAACTTGTTACAGCTATCACAATCTCAGGCTCAGCCAGACCACCATCCCGATTTTCGGTGTGTTGCTGGCAAACTGGACGCAACGCGCGCCGCAGCGCCGGGCAGGAAGACCAAACATCCCCCCGGATTGCGGACCGTGATGGCGAGTTGTTGTTTCATTAATGTTTCAATGTTTCAATGTTTCAAAAGGGGACATTACCGACATGAACACCGCTACCAAAGTCAGGTTCTGGGGCCCGGCGGTCCTTGCGGTCCTGCTTGTGCTGTGCTGGGCCCTTCCCGTGCTGGCGTCGGGGGGCGACGTGGCCTCCGCTGCCGCCGCAGCCATGCCGGCAGACGGCCATCCGTGGTGGTTCTGGCCCACGGCGCTGCTGTTCTTCTGTTTCATTCTCGGCATCATCGCCGTGCTTGCGGGCGTGGGCGGCGGCGTGCTGTTCGTGCCGCTGGTCAGCGGGTTCTTTCCGTTCCACCTCGACTTCGTGCGCGGCGCGGGCCTGCTGGTGGCCCTGGCGGGCGCGCTGGCGGCCGGTCCCGGCCTGCTGAAGCGCAATCTGGCCAGCCTGCGCCTGGCCTTGCCCGTGGCGCTCATCGCCTCGGCCTGCTCCATCGTGGGCGCCATGGTCGGCCTGGCCCTGCCCACCAACGTGGTGCAGATCTGCCTTGGCGGCACCATCCTGTTCATCGCCGTGCTGCTGCTGGTGTCCAAGAACACCGTGCGGCCCGAAGTGAAGAAGCAGGACGCCCTCAGCATCGCGCTCGGCATGGATGGCGTGTTCATCGAACCCTCCACCGGCGAAGTCATCGACTGGAAGACCCACCGCACCCTGCCGGGCCTGCTGCTGTTCATCATCATCGGCCTCATGGCGGGCATGTTCGGCCTTGGCGCCGGGTGGGCCAACGTGCCGGTGCTCAACCTGCTCATGGGCGTGCCGCTGAAGGTGGCCGTGGGCACCTCCAAGTTCCTGCTGTCCATCACCGACACCTCGGCCGCGTGGGTGTACCTGAACCAGGGCTGCGTCATCCCGCTGATGGCCATCCCCTCCATCATCGGCCTGATGCTGGGTTCTTTCGTGGGCGTGCGCCTGCTGGCCGTGGCCAAGCCCAAGTTCATCCGCTACATGGTCATCGGCGTGCTGCTGTTCTCTGGCGGCAAGGCGCTGTTGAAGGGCCTTGGCATCTAGCCCGGCACACAGGAGGAAACAGACATGTCCAATCAGTCCGTCAAGGCGTCTCCGGAACAGGTGACTTACGCCAACCTGCTCTATTACGGCTGCTGGGGTTCGCTGGCCATCATGGTGGTCACCTACCTTATCTATGCACTGGGCATCCTGCCCCCGCACATCCCGCTGGATACCATCACCCAGCTGTGGAGCCAGCGCGTGGGCGTGTACCTGACCCAGGGCAACGTGCCCACCGGCTGGGGCTGGGTCGCGCTGCTCGGCCAGGGCGATTTCCTGAACTTCATCGGCATCGTGCTGCTCGCGGGCATGACCATCATCTGCTACCTCACGCTGATCCCCGCCTTTCTCAAGAAGAAGGAACCGCTGATGGCCGCCATCGCGGTGCTTGAGGTCATCGTGCTCACCGTGGCGGCGTCGGGCATCTTCGGCGCTGGCGGCCACTAGTGCCTGTTTTCAAGTAGTCCTTTCGCCCGTTGGCGTCCGACCTGAAGGGCGCGAAGCGTGGCCGTTGGGCGAGCTTGCGAGCCCTACGGACATCGTGCGCAGAGAGGTCAAACGTCGCCTGCCGCTTCGGTCAAATACGAGAAGAGCGCGTTGCGGTCCGCATCCGTAATGCTCGAAGACTCGCATAACGGCTGAGGCACTCCCTCGCGGCAGGCTTGTTTTCCTTGCCAACGAACGAAAATCCTACGCTGAAAACAGCCACTAGCATTCCAATCTGAAACGCGGCTGGCACAGCCGCTTGCAAAAATGTGCCGCCCATGGAACTGCCATGGGCAGCGGTCCGGGGCGCGACGCGGCGCCCCGGGCCGGGAACCCCGAACGCCGGACGGCGGCTCGCTCCCGCTTCCCGCCCCTTGTTTCGCAGGGCAACCGGCACAACGCGCAACGACGGAACAGGTGTTTCGTGTCCACACAGCACACAGGCCCAGCAGCCCCGCACACCACCCGGCCCCGCGCCGGGTCGCCCGCACGCCATGGCGCGCCGCCGCCGCAGGTATCGGGCATCTCGCCCCTGCCGGTGGACCTTGCCGCCATGCTGGACGCCCTGCCCGTGGGCGTGGCCCTGCTGGACACCGACTGCACCATCCGCCTGATGAACCGCGCGTTGGAAACCCTGACCGGCTTCACCACGGCGGAAGTGCGCGGCATCCCTTGCCGCCATGCCCTGCGCGCCAGCATCTGCCTGCACCGCTGCCCGCTGCGCCGCCCGCTGACCACCGCATCGGGGATCACCGTGGCCACGGCGTCGGGGGCGCATTACGACATGGCCGACGACGGCGATCTGCCCCCCGTTCCGCAGGCCCAGGAAGGCGATATCCTGAACCGTCACCGCCGCCGCATCCCGGTGCGCATGAGCATGTCCCCCCTGCGCGATGCCGATGGCCGCGTGGTGGGCTGGCTGCACGCCGTGGAAGACCTGACGCTGGTGCGCGAACTGGAAGAAAAAACCGCCAGGGGCGAGGCCTTTGGCCCGCTGGTGGGACGCAGCGTGGCCATGGAACGGGTGTTCCAGGCCCTGCCCGCCATGGCCCAGAACGACGGTCCCCTGCTGGTCACCGGCGAGACGGGCACCGGCAAGGACACCCTGGCCGAGGCCGTGCACAAGGCCTCTTCCCGCGCCCGCGAGCCCTTCGTGAAGGCCAGCCTGTCGTCCCTGCCCGAATTCCTGGCCGAATCGGAACTGTTCGGCCACCGCAAGGGGGCCTTCCCCGGCGCGGAAGAAAACAAGCCGGGCCGGTTCCGCATGGCCCAGGGCGGCACGCTGTACCTCACCGAGGTCGGCGACCTGCCCCTGTCCATCCAGGGCCGCCTGCTGGCCTTCCTGGACGAGGGGGTCATCTACCCCGCAGGCGCAACAGACCCCGTGGCGTGCGACGTGCGCCTGGTGGTGGCCACCAACCGTGACCCGGAACAACTGGTTACCGAAGGCCGCCTGCGCGAGGACCTGTTCCGCCGCCTGTCCGCCGTGCGCCTGCACCTGCCCCCCCTGCGCGACCGGGGCGAGGACATCGAATTCCTGCTCAACCACTTCATGGGGCACTTCGCCGCGCGGATGAAAAAGACCGTGCGCGGCTGCTCCGGCAAGGCCCTGCGCACCCTGCTGGACTACCCCTTCCCGGGCAACGTGCGCGAGTTGCGCAACATCGCCGAATACGCCGTCACCCTGTGCCATGGTGAAACGGTGATGCCCGCCCACCTGCCCGCGTATCTCTTTCAGGCCAAGGCAGAGGCCCGCCGCGCCGAGCGCGAGCGCAAGGCCGGGCGCGGCATTCCCGGCGCGGTAGATGCGTTCGATGCCACCAGCGCCCCCAGCCAAGCGCAGTCTGCCGCGCAGGCCGCCTCCGGCGAGGGCGGCGAACACCTGGCCCGGGCCAGCGTCAGCGACCTGGAACGCCGCCTCATCGCCGACGCCCTGCAACGCACCGGCAACCGCCGGGGCGAAGCCGCGGAACTTCTGGGCTGGGGCCGTTCCACCCTGTGGCGCAAGATGAAACAGTACGGGATGTGCTGATATGCCCGCCACCCTGCTCATACCCCTGTACCGTGACGAGGTAGCCCCCCGCTTCGACCTGGCGGGCGAGGCCCTGCTGGTGCACCTGGACGCCGACGGCGCCGAGCTTTCCCGTTCCAGCGTGCTGCTGGCCCATGCCTCGTCCGAGGAACTGTGCCGCATCGCGCTGGAAGAAAAGGTGCGCGCGGTGATCTGCAACGGCATCGACGACGAGTTCTGGCAGTACCTGCGCTGGAAGCGCATAGAGGTCATCGACAACGTCATGGGCCCGGTGGACGAGGCCATTGCCCGGTTCCGCGCCGACGTGCTGCGCCCCGGCGACATCCTGTTCCACAGGAGCGACGCATGAGCCGCCTGGAACGTTTCCGCAGCCTGTTCCGCACCGCGCTGGACGTGCCGGAAGAAATCGCGCCGGAACGCTACCAGGCCCTGCGCCGCAAGATCACCCTGCTGCTGACCACCGCCGCCGTGGTGCCGCTGCTCATTCTG
It contains:
- a CDS encoding bifunctional riboflavin kinase/FAD synthetase; translation: MEIAREVQEIGLDLSRGSCVTVGNFDGVHNGHRKLIGRVMAKAAALGVPSVVVTFCPHPLRVLVGPHTPPLITDYEKKLDLFEALGVDLTLMLRFTREMAAQEPEEFVRRVLVDALHTRELVIGYDFSLGKGRKGNFELLQRLGTQYGFATERLDPVIINDAVVSSTRIRDLIRAGDVWDVRPLMDRFYTVRGKVVHGMDRGGKLLGFPTANMEPRDELMPRPGVYATWVQIDGQVYQGVTNVGFNPTFDNARLSVETHILDFDRDIYDWEIRVSFVHRLRDERKFSGLDELVTQIRRDVDLARQILSAPDARL
- a CDS encoding sigma-54 interaction domain-containing protein; the protein is MDGRNFPHTGNKLPSDGQDGPHFETLQNGTGFLLLSGDMLRLKQLAVQVASSDAPILIHGETGTGKELFARLIHDMSVRARKPFVAVNCGVHEGELFADKFFGHEQGAFTGAHRTSQGCFELAGDGTLFLDEVGEIPPANQADFLRVLEERKYRRIGGQRDIPFQARIIAASNRELPDMVREGRFRADLFFRLNVIPVSLPPLRARREEIVPLARHFLAHYAEKYHRHGMRFRPETEAGLSGYPWPGNVRELKNLVERLALLAPDGDIGPEHLPLELRSAVALGTTGVGGVGGVGGAGGYAGGGATDGSPGGAGNGNGVGNGGSGGGSGGLTGGGLAIHAVHPAGMGEDLSLDVARREAEVRVILKAMRASGGNKGEAARLLGVSPRTLRYKFSEYGLRF
- a CDS encoding sulfite exporter TauE/SafE family protein, with product MNTATKVRFWGPAVLAVLLVLCWALPVLASGGDVASAAAAAMPADGHPWWFWPTALLFFCFILGIIAVLAGVGGGVLFVPLVSGFFPFHLDFVRGAGLLVALAGALAAGPGLLKRNLASLRLALPVALIASACSIVGAMVGLALPTNVVQICLGGTILFIAVLLLVSKNTVRPEVKKQDALSIALGMDGVFIEPSTGEVIDWKTHRTLPGLLLFIIIGLMAGMFGLGAGWANVPVLNLLMGVPLKVAVGTSKFLLSITDTSAAWVYLNQGCVIPLMAIPSIIGLMLGSFVGVRLLAVAKPKFIRYMVIGVLLFSGGKALLKGLGI
- a CDS encoding sigma-54 interaction domain-containing protein translates to MSTQHTGPAAPHTTRPRAGSPARHGAPPPQVSGISPLPVDLAAMLDALPVGVALLDTDCTIRLMNRALETLTGFTTAEVRGIPCRHALRASICLHRCPLRRPLTTASGITVATASGAHYDMADDGDLPPVPQAQEGDILNRHRRRIPVRMSMSPLRDADGRVVGWLHAVEDLTLVRELEEKTARGEAFGPLVGRSVAMERVFQALPAMAQNDGPLLVTGETGTGKDTLAEAVHKASSRAREPFVKASLSSLPEFLAESELFGHRKGAFPGAEENKPGRFRMAQGGTLYLTEVGDLPLSIQGRLLAFLDEGVIYPAGATDPVACDVRLVVATNRDPEQLVTEGRLREDLFRRLSAVRLHLPPLRDRGEDIEFLLNHFMGHFAARMKKTVRGCSGKALRTLLDYPFPGNVRELRNIAEYAVTLCHGETVMPAHLPAYLFQAKAEARRAERERKAGRGIPGAVDAFDATSAPSQAQSAAQAASGEGGEHLARASVSDLERRLIADALQRTGNRRGEAAELLGWGRSTLWRKMKQYGMC
- a CDS encoding NifB/NifX family molybdenum-iron cluster-binding protein, encoding MPATLLIPLYRDEVAPRFDLAGEALLVHLDADGAELSRSSVLLAHASSEELCRIALEEKVRAVICNGIDDEFWQYLRWKRIEVIDNVMGPVDEAIARFRADVLRPGDILFHRSDA